A window from Gymnogyps californianus isolate 813 chromosome 27, ASM1813914v2, whole genome shotgun sequence encodes these proteins:
- the SRSF3 gene encoding serine/arginine-rich splicing factor 3, translated as MHRDSCPLDCKVYVGNLGNNGNKTELERAFGYYGPLRSVWVARNPPGFAFVEFEDPRDAADAVRELDGRTLCGCRVRVELSNGEKRSRNRGPPPSWGRRPRDDYRRRSPPPRRRSPRRRSFSRSRSRSLSRDRRRERSLSRERNHKPSRSFSRSRSRSRSNERK; from the exons ATGCATCGTGACTCTTGTCCGCTGGACTGCAAGGTTTATGTGGGTAACCTTGGAAACAATGGCAACAAAACTGAATTAGAGCGAGCTTTCGGCTACTATGGACCACTGCGCAGTGTATGGGTGGCAAGAAATCCTCCTGGTTTTGCCTTTGTGGAATTTGAAGATCCACGAGATGCAGCTGATGCAGTAAGAGAACTAGATGGAAG AACCCTCTGTGGGTGTCGTGTCAGAGTGGAGCTCTCCAATGGTGAGAAACGGAGTCGGAACCGTGGTCCACCTCCATCCTGGGGCAGGCGTCCTCGAGACGACTATCGCAGAAGAAGTCCTCCTCCTCGTCGCAG ATCACCACGAAGGAGAAGCTTTTCTCGTAGCCGCAGCAG GTCCCTCTCCAGAgacagaagaagagagagatcaCTCTCACGGGAGAGGAACCACAAGCCTTCTCGTTCCTTTTCCAGGTCTCGCAG tcgCTCCAGGTCAAACGAGAGGAAATAG